A single region of the Nitrosomonas sp. Is79A3 genome encodes:
- a CDS encoding folate-binding protein YgfZ has translation MNPVWQAYLRKQHAVIENNCVIHFGDSTRELKDTQTGTVMADLSHYGLIRFSGDDAPTFLQSQVSCDIREIKQQKAQYGSYCTPKGRVLASFLLYQHNDNYFMQLPASLRIPIQKRLSLYVLRANVQLGDASDTLIRIGIAGQNAAALIEEITGLSCTNEPLGVIHHENITILFLTQNRIELIAPIENASTLWEHFSQRAKPVGANCWDWLDIQSGIPVILPETQEEFLPQMINLDAFGGISFKKGCYPGQEIVARTQYLGKLKRRMFLAHIPAVEAVKAGDELYSIDMDDQSSGNIVNAALSPNGGFDILAVIQQSSVDSSQIRWQSLQGPVLQIKSLPYSLPA, from the coding sequence ATGAATCCAGTCTGGCAAGCCTATCTACGCAAGCAACATGCTGTTATTGAAAATAATTGTGTGATTCATTTTGGCGATAGCACAAGGGAACTTAAAGATACGCAAACAGGGACTGTTATGGCTGATCTTTCCCATTATGGCTTGATTCGGTTTTCCGGAGACGATGCGCCAACATTTTTGCAAAGCCAGGTCAGTTGCGATATCCGCGAAATCAAGCAGCAAAAAGCACAATACGGCAGTTACTGCACCCCAAAAGGACGAGTTCTGGCAAGCTTTTTACTGTATCAACACAACGATAATTATTTTATGCAACTCCCAGCCAGTTTGCGCATTCCGATACAAAAACGTTTATCACTCTATGTCCTGCGTGCCAATGTGCAATTGGGTGATGCGAGCGATACTCTGATTCGAATCGGCATTGCAGGCCAAAATGCTGCAGCGCTGATTGAAGAAATCACTGGATTGTCCTGTACAAATGAACCGCTAGGGGTCATTCATCATGAAAATATCACCATCCTTTTCCTGACTCAGAACCGCATAGAATTGATCGCACCAATCGAAAATGCGTCTACACTTTGGGAACATTTTAGCCAACGTGCAAAGCCCGTTGGTGCCAATTGCTGGGATTGGTTGGATATCCAATCCGGAATTCCAGTAATTTTACCCGAAACCCAGGAAGAGTTTTTGCCACAAATGATCAATTTGGATGCGTTTGGCGGTATCAGTTTCAAGAAAGGCTGTTATCCAGGGCAAGAAATCGTAGCACGCACTCAGTATCTTGGAAAACTCAAGCGCCGCATGTTTCTCGCTCACATACCTGCAGTGGAAGCGGTAAAAGCCGGTGATGAACTATATAGCATTGATATGGATGATCAATCCAGTGGCAACATCGTCAACGCGGCATTATCGCCAAACGGAGGTTTTGATATTTTGGCGGTAATCCAGCAAAGCAGCGTTGATTCATCCCAGATTCGTTGGCAATCGCTGCAAGGACCTGTGTTGCAAATCAAATCACTGCCTTATTCGTTGCCTGCATAA
- a CDS encoding protein YgfX: MSVLIIHRKPSYRLAAILSLAHLAMAGLLGLLELPLDIKAIAAVALVFSLIYYLRQDALLTANDAVEYFELSGEMQCTLTTRSGESMSCGILGGTFVTPYLTVLNLKPAGKFFSRSVVILPDGIDAEEFRQLRVWLRWKWKNSM, translated from the coding sequence ATGTCTGTTTTGATCATCCATCGCAAACCTTCCTATCGGCTTGCGGCCATCCTCAGTCTGGCTCATCTCGCCATGGCAGGTTTATTAGGGCTATTGGAGCTGCCTTTGGATATCAAAGCGATTGCCGCTGTCGCACTGGTATTCAGTTTAATTTATTATTTGCGGCAGGATGCTTTGCTTACTGCGAACGATGCTGTGGAGTATTTTGAGTTATCCGGCGAGATGCAATGCACATTAACTACACGTTCGGGTGAATCAATGAGTTGTGGCATATTAGGTGGCACCTTTGTTACACCATATCTAACGGTACTGAATCTAAAGCCTGCTGGAAAATTTTTTTCGCGTAGCGTAGTAATATTGCCTGACGGCATTGATGCGGAAGAATTCAGGCAGCTCCGGGTATGGTTGCGCTGGAAGTGGAAAAATAGTATGTAA
- a CDS encoding dynamin family protein produces MSHSSTQINKYLKSLQKHLADEHPDNPTLANAVKSFRKMDYVGHSMGLIGKDESYATCVTWWPMIAVLGTFSAGKSTYINSYLNMPLQRTGNQAVDDKFTVICYSRHNEAKTLPGIALDADPRFPFFQISRSIEEISEAGQERIDAYLQLKTCPSENIRGKILIDSPGFDADNQRASTLRLTQHIINLSDLVLVFFDARHPEPKAMQDTLAYLVSASVNRADANKFLYILNQIDVTAQEDNPEEVVSAWQRSLAEVGLVTGRFYRIYNPSAAVPIANPNVRERFEKKREEDMADINARMHQIEVERSYRIVGKLEQTAKGIKNQIVNKLSDMLKKWKSRVILFDAMAFGTLAVLAGVALTMTESWSLLTTFPAEFMQGDSNTLAIASFLAISIIYIHFSIRRTVANNLLKKLANEMGNEHEAYKQYMRAFNKSTAAIRPMFLKGPAGWNEVAQQTIDEIINEANDYIQALNDQFTNPSGNEGENSQV; encoded by the coding sequence ATGTCACATAGTTCAACACAAATCAATAAATATCTGAAGAGCTTACAAAAACACTTAGCTGACGAGCATCCAGATAATCCGACTCTGGCTAACGCTGTAAAAAGTTTTAGAAAAATGGATTATGTCGGACATAGTATGGGACTAATCGGTAAAGATGAGTCGTATGCAACTTGTGTGACATGGTGGCCTATGATCGCTGTATTAGGTACATTTTCTGCAGGCAAATCGACATATATCAACTCTTATCTGAATATGCCGCTGCAACGCACAGGAAATCAGGCTGTCGATGATAAATTCACAGTAATCTGCTACAGCCGCCATAATGAGGCAAAAACACTTCCTGGCATAGCACTCGATGCAGATCCGCGTTTTCCTTTTTTTCAGATAAGCCGTAGCATTGAAGAAATCTCTGAAGCTGGACAAGAACGTATTGATGCTTACCTACAACTTAAAACCTGCCCATCTGAGAACATACGCGGAAAAATTCTCATTGATTCCCCTGGTTTCGACGCCGACAACCAGCGTGCATCTACATTACGCTTAACGCAGCACATCATTAATCTATCCGATCTTGTTCTGGTATTTTTTGATGCGCGTCATCCAGAACCGAAAGCCATGCAGGATACTTTGGCTTATCTGGTATCGGCAAGTGTTAATCGCGCAGATGCCAATAAATTTCTTTATATTCTTAACCAGATCGATGTCACTGCACAAGAAGACAACCCTGAAGAGGTTGTCTCAGCCTGGCAGCGCTCGCTGGCTGAAGTAGGCTTAGTCACCGGACGATTCTATCGAATTTATAATCCAAGTGCTGCCGTACCGATTGCCAATCCGAATGTCAGAGAACGTTTCGAGAAAAAACGCGAAGAAGATATGGCTGATATCAATGCGCGCATGCACCAAATAGAAGTAGAACGCTCATACCGTATTGTCGGAAAGCTTGAACAAACAGCAAAAGGTATCAAAAACCAAATTGTCAATAAACTTTCTGATATGTTAAAAAAGTGGAAAAGCAGGGTCATTTTATTTGATGCTATGGCATTTGGCACATTGGCTGTATTAGCTGGTGTGGCTTTAACGATGACCGAATCCTGGAGTCTCTTAACAACATTCCCAGCTGAGTTCATGCAAGGCGATTCAAACACCTTAGCTATAGCTTCATTCTTGGCGATCAGCATTATTTATATTCATTTTTCTATTCGCCGCACTGTTGCCAACAACCTGTTGAAAAAGTTGGCTAATGAAATGGGAAATGAGCATGAAGCATACAAACAATATATGCGGGCATTTAACAAGAGTACCGCTGCTATTCGCCCGATGTTCCTGAAAGGTCCGGCCGGCTGGAATGAAGTTGCACAGCAAACCATTGATGAAATCATTAATGAAGCCAATGATTACATCCAAGCGTTAAATGACCAGTTTACGAATCCTTCAGGAAATGAAGGCGAGAATTCACAAGTTTAA
- a CDS encoding DUF502 domain-containing protein encodes MTIQKNDGEQPAARSAHVGRYILIGFLTVAPLWVTWLVFDFLLNLLARIGDPLLKGMARAVRPFSDTTASWLLDSNFQHAVAALLTVVSLYGIGLLASFVIGKKVISIYEYILARVPLVQTIYGATKRFLHTISKPPVTGQRVVLISFPSSEMKAVGFITKIMHDEDNGRKLAAVYVPTSPNPTSGYIEILPMEDVILTDWTTEEAMTFVVTGGTNAPESLRFTNKPKQQEQTAEKQ; translated from the coding sequence ATGACGATACAAAAAAATGATGGAGAGCAGCCCGCAGCGCGCTCGGCTCATGTAGGCCGCTACATACTTATTGGTTTTCTTACGGTAGCGCCACTATGGGTTACCTGGCTAGTGTTTGATTTTTTATTAAATTTATTAGCGCGTATTGGAGATCCTTTATTAAAAGGAATGGCGCGTGCAGTTCGCCCCTTTTCAGATACTACAGCGAGCTGGCTGCTGGATTCCAACTTTCAGCATGCGGTTGCAGCACTGCTGACGGTAGTTAGTTTGTATGGTATTGGATTGCTGGCATCTTTTGTTATTGGCAAGAAAGTCATTAGTATTTATGAATATATACTGGCCAGAGTGCCTTTAGTACAAACGATTTATGGCGCCACCAAACGTTTTTTGCACACAATAAGCAAGCCGCCTGTTACCGGACAACGGGTTGTTTTGATCAGTTTCCCGTCATCGGAAATGAAAGCTGTTGGATTTATTACGAAAATTATGCATGACGAAGATAATGGAAGAAAGCTGGCTGCAGTCTATGTGCCGACTTCGCCTAATCCTACATCGGGTTATATTGAAATCTTGCCAATGGAAGACGTGATACTAACGGACTGGACGACCGAAGAGGCAATGACATTTGTTGTGACGGGCGGTACCAATGCACCTGAAAGTTTGCGTTTCACTAATAAACCGAAGCAGCAAGAACAGACAGCGGAGAAACAATAG